In Moorena sp. SIOASIH, the following proteins share a genomic window:
- the gor gene encoding glutathione-disulfide reductase, translated as MSYDFDLFVIGAGSGGIATARRAAEYGAKVGIAEFDRLGGTCVNRGCIPKKLMVYASHFPDQFEEAQGYGWSKVHSTLDWTTMITAVNQETERLNGIYQRMLDNSKVELFQGYAKFADSHTIEIGGRKVTAQKILIAVGAHPVKPDIPGIEHAITSDDIFHLKEQPKRIVILGGGYIGVEFACILNGLGSEVTVVIRRDQILRGFDAEIGSEIQQAMEKHGIRVLNNSRIIAIEKTSAGLNVTVQGQSQTTIIADAVSLAATGRIPNIQNLGLENTEVAIQNGAIAVDKYSLTTEDHIFAVGDCTNRMNLTPVAINEGRAFADTVFGGKSRIMSYENVPTAIFTTPEAATVGLSEAEAREKYGDAVKVYRSRFRPMYYILPGRDEKTLMKLVVDQNTDKVLGAHMVGDHAAEIIQGIAIALKTGATKANFDATVGIHPSSAEEFVTMR; from the coding sequence ATGAGCTACGATTTTGATTTATTCGTTATTGGTGCAGGTTCCGGAGGAATTGCTACAGCTAGACGAGCCGCAGAATATGGGGCAAAAGTGGGCATTGCAGAATTTGACCGTTTAGGTGGAACTTGCGTAAATCGTGGCTGCATTCCTAAGAAGCTGATGGTTTATGCCTCCCATTTTCCTGATCAATTTGAAGAGGCACAGGGATATGGCTGGAGTAAGGTACACAGTACCCTGGACTGGACAACAATGATCACAGCAGTCAATCAGGAAACAGAACGCCTCAATGGCATTTACCAACGTATGTTGGATAACTCCAAAGTGGAACTGTTTCAGGGTTATGCTAAGTTCGCGGATTCCCACACCATAGAAATTGGCGGACGCAAAGTAACTGCACAGAAAATCTTGATTGCAGTGGGAGCACATCCGGTCAAGCCCGATATTCCTGGAATTGAACACGCGATTACCTCTGATGATATCTTCCACCTTAAGGAACAACCGAAGCGGATCGTGATTCTTGGGGGTGGCTATATTGGTGTCGAGTTTGCCTGTATTCTCAATGGCTTAGGCTCTGAAGTCACAGTGGTTATTCGTCGTGATCAGATTTTACGGGGATTTGATGCTGAAATCGGTTCCGAGATTCAACAAGCCATGGAGAAGCATGGGATTCGCGTGCTAAATAACAGTAGGATCATCGCTATTGAAAAGACATCAGCCGGTCTGAATGTAACGGTACAAGGACAATCACAAACAACTATAATTGCTGATGCCGTGAGTTTAGCTGCCACAGGTCGTATACCCAATATCCAGAATCTAGGTTTAGAGAATACTGAAGTAGCAATTCAAAACGGTGCGATCGCAGTCGATAAGTACAGTCTTACCACAGAAGACCATATCTTTGCCGTAGGGGATTGTACTAACCGCATGAACTTAACTCCCGTTGCGATTAATGAAGGTCGTGCCTTTGCCGATACTGTATTTGGTGGCAAATCCCGGATCATGAGCTACGAGAATGTCCCAACCGCAATTTTTACCACACCCGAAGCAGCTACTGTTGGTCTAAGTGAGGCCGAAGCACGGGAGAAATATGGGGATGCGGTAAAAGTCTATCGTTCTCGGTTCAGACCGATGTACTATATCCTACCCGGTCGGGATGAAAAAACCCTGATGAAGTTAGTGGTTGACCAAAACACTGACAAAGTCTTGGGTGCTCATATGGTAGGAGACCATGCAGCAGAGATTATTCAAGGAATTGCGATCGCATTGAAAACCGGAGCTACCAAAGCTAACTTTGATGCTACTGTTGGCATTCATCCCAGTTCTGCAGAAGAGTTTGTCACAATGCGGTGA
- a CDS encoding peroxiredoxin: MVINQVPDVVFKTRVRDESVPGPNPFRWQDRTTQEIFGGKRIVLFSLPGAFTPTCSSTHLPRYEELYDEIKAQGVDQVICLSVNDAFVMFQWGKQQGVQNIFLLPDGNGEFTRKMGMLVEKDNLGFGMRSWRYSMVVDDGKIEKMFVEPGYEDNCPTDPFEVSDADTMLAYLKSAKK; the protein is encoded by the coding sequence ATGGTTATCAATCAAGTACCCGACGTAGTATTTAAGACCAGAGTCAGAGATGAGTCAGTTCCTGGACCCAATCCCTTCCGCTGGCAAGACCGCACTACACAGGAAATTTTTGGCGGTAAGCGTATCGTGCTATTTTCCCTTCCTGGTGCCTTTACACCCACCTGTTCATCAACCCACTTACCCCGCTATGAAGAACTCTATGACGAGATCAAAGCACAAGGGGTTGATCAAGTGATCTGCTTATCTGTCAACGATGCCTTCGTGATGTTCCAGTGGGGCAAACAGCAAGGGGTTCAGAATATCTTCTTGCTACCCGATGGTAATGGGGAATTCACCCGCAAAATGGGGATGTTGGTAGAAAAAGATAATCTCGGTTTTGGTATGCGTTCTTGGCGCTACTCTATGGTGGTAGATGACGGTAAGATTGAAAAAATGTTTGTAGAACCAGGCTATGAAGATAACTGCCCTACTGATCCCTTCGAGGTCTCAGATGCAGATACCATGCTGGCATACTTGAAGTCAGCTAAAAAGTAA
- a CDS encoding YbjQ family protein translates to MIVTTTDVIQGAIVEEYLGIVTAEVVYGTNALRDFFAGIRDLIGGRTGSYEKVFERGHQEALKELKQRASELGADAVIGIAMDTGTINVDEKGVLLLITATGTAIKIKN, encoded by the coding sequence ATGATTGTAACCACTACTGATGTTATTCAAGGTGCGATTGTTGAAGAGTATTTGGGCATTGTCACTGCTGAGGTAGTTTACGGCACCAATGCACTGCGGGATTTCTTTGCCGGTATTCGAGATTTAATTGGGGGACGTACTGGCAGTTATGAAAAAGTCTTTGAAAGAGGACACCAAGAAGCCCTCAAAGAATTGAAGCAACGTGCCTCAGAACTAGGAGCAGATGCTGTGATTGGCATTGCTATGGATACTGGCACAATTAACGTTGATGAAAAGGGGGTGCTGCTACTGATTACCGCGACTGGCACAGCCATCAAAATCAAGAATTAA
- a CDS encoding NAD-dependent malic enzyme, whose protein sequence is MVDLTPNPSFSLTICLTYPNRAGMLASVTQAIASVGGQLGEIMVVEKTRKIATREITVDAASSEHAEQIVQAVKEVPDVQILNVYDRTFNLHRGGKISVNSKIPLKHQSELAMAYTPGVGRICKAIASDPQQLYSFTIKSNMVAVVTDGSAVLGLGNLGPEAALPVMEGKAMLFKEFAGIDAFPICLATQDTDKIVETVKTIAPVFGGINLEDISAPRCFDIEARLRQELDIPVFHDDQHGTAIVTLAALTNALKLVKKSLEEVRIVINGAGAAGMAVARLLRKAGAGVIWICDSQGIISTKRPNLTEQKQEFAVDASGTLAGAIGNADVFIGVSVPGVLTPDMVRSMANKPIVMAMANPIPEIQPELVVDDVAVMATGRSDYPNQINNVLAFPGVFRGAIDCRASTITVNMCLEAAFAIASLINPSDLDREHIIPSVFDERVAPAVAAAVQRAARQDGVACH, encoded by the coding sequence ATGGTAGACCTGACCCCAAATCCTAGTTTCAGTTTGACTATTTGCTTAACATACCCCAACCGTGCCGGGATGTTAGCCAGCGTAACTCAAGCGATCGCATCTGTTGGCGGTCAATTGGGAGAAATTATGGTGGTCGAGAAAACTCGGAAAATTGCTACTCGTGAGATTACCGTAGATGCAGCTAGCAGTGAACACGCTGAACAGATTGTACAAGCGGTTAAGGAAGTTCCCGATGTCCAAATCCTAAATGTCTATGACCGCACCTTCAACCTCCATCGCGGTGGCAAAATCAGTGTCAACAGTAAAATCCCCCTCAAGCATCAATCTGAATTGGCTATGGCTTACACTCCTGGTGTGGGTAGGATTTGTAAAGCGATCGCATCTGACCCACAACAGCTCTACTCCTTTACCATTAAAAGCAACATGGTTGCTGTGGTCACCGATGGCAGTGCAGTGTTGGGGTTGGGTAACTTAGGGCCAGAAGCGGCTTTGCCAGTGATGGAAGGTAAAGCAATGCTGTTCAAAGAATTTGCTGGTATTGATGCTTTTCCTATCTGCCTAGCTACCCAAGATACGGATAAGATTGTGGAAACCGTTAAAACTATCGCACCGGTTTTTGGTGGTATTAACTTAGAAGATATCAGTGCTCCCCGTTGCTTTGATATTGAAGCCAGACTCCGGCAGGAGTTAGATATTCCAGTCTTTCACGATGACCAGCACGGTACCGCTATTGTCACCCTTGCTGCCTTGACCAATGCCCTGAAGCTAGTCAAGAAATCCCTAGAAGAGGTAAGAATTGTTATTAATGGAGCTGGCGCTGCCGGTATGGCAGTTGCCCGGTTACTCCGTAAAGCTGGTGCAGGTGTAATTTGGATATGCGACTCCCAAGGCATTATTTCTACTAAACGCCCTAACTTGACTGAGCAAAAGCAAGAATTTGCTGTGGATGCTTCGGGTACTCTGGCTGGTGCCATTGGCAATGCCGATGTGTTTATTGGCGTCAGTGTACCTGGGGTTCTCACCCCAGACATGGTCAGGTCGATGGCAAACAAGCCCATTGTCATGGCTATGGCTAATCCTATCCCGGAAATTCAGCCAGAATTAGTAGTAGATGATGTAGCAGTAATGGCTACAGGTCGTAGTGACTATCCGAATCAGATTAATAATGTTCTGGCTTTTCCAGGGGTTTTTCGTGGCGCTATAGATTGTCGGGCGTCAACCATTACCGTCAATATGTGTCTCGAAGCAGCTTTTGCGATCGCATCCCTGATTAATCCCAGTGATTTAGATCGAGAACATATCATTCCCTCCGTATTTGATGAGCGAGTCGCTCCTGCGGTTGCTGCTGCGGTGCAAAGGGCAGCACGTCAGGATGGTGTAGCATGCCATTAA